GTCGGCTGCTGCCTTTTCCCCGGCAGCCTTCTCGGGGGCGCCCTCGGCCTGCTCGGCTCCACCGCGCGGTGCCGGCTTGGCGTCGATGCCCGACTCCTTGCGCTGCTGCGGGGTGATGGCCGCGGGCGCATCGGTCAGCGGGTCGACGCCGCCGCCGGACTTCGGGAAGGCGATGACCTCGCGGATGGAGGACTCACCGGCGAGCAGCGCGGTGATGCGGTCCCAGCCGAAGGCGATGCCGCCGTGCGGCGGGGCGCCGTAGGCGAAGGCGTCGAGGAGGAAGCCGAACTTCTCCTGCGCCTCGTCGTGGCCGATGCCCATGATCTCGAAGACGCGCTCCTGGACGTCGCGCTGATGGATACGGATCGAGCCGCCGCCGATCTCGTTGCCGTTGCAGACGATGTCGTAGGCGTAGGCCAGGGCTTCGCCCGGATCGGTGTCCAGCTTCTCGATCGACTCCGGCTTGGGCGAGGTGAACGCGTGGTGCACCGCGGTCCAGGCCGAGTGGCCGAGCGCGACATCGCCGGACGCGGTGGCGTCGGCGGTCGGCTCGAACATCGGCGCATCGACAACCCACACGAACGCCCAGTCGTCCGGGTTGATCAGACCGAGCTTGGAGGCGATCTCGCCGCGGGCCGCACCGAGCAGTGCGCGGGTCGGCTTGACCTCTCCCGCACCGAAGAACACGCAGTCGCCCGGCTTCGCGCCGACGTGGGCGGCCAGACCGGCGCGCTCCTCCTCGGACAGGTTCTTGGCGACCGGACCGGACAGCGTGCCGTCCTCGGCGATGAGCACGTACGCGAGGCCGCGGGCGCCGCGCTGCTTCGCCCACTCCTGCCAGGCGTCGAGCTGACGACGCGGCTGCGATGCACCGCCCGGCATGACGACGGCGCCGACATACGGGGCCTGGAAGACGCGGAACGGGGTGTTCGCGAAGTACTCGGCGCACTCGACGAGTTCGATGCCGAAACGCAGATCGGGCTTGTCCGAACCGAAGCGGCGCATCGCGTCGGCGTAGGTCATGCGCGGGATCGGGGTCGAGATGTCGACGCCGATCAGCTTCCACAGCGCCACCAGGATCTCCTCGGCGACCGCGATGACGTCGTCCTGGTCGACGAAGCTCATCTCGATGTCGAGCTGGGTGAACTCGGGTTGACGGTCGGCGCGGAAGTCCTCGTCGCGGTAGCAACGCGCGATCTGGTAGTAGCGCTCCATGCCCGCGACCATCAGCAGCTGCTTGAACAGCTGCGGGCTCTGCGGCAGGGCGTAGAAGGTGCCCGGCTGCAGACGCGCGGGCACCAGGAAGTCGCGGGCCCCCTCGGGCGTCGAGCGGGTCAGCGTCGGGGTCTCGATCTCCACGAAGTCGCGGGCGGCGAGGACACCGCGGGCTGCCGCGTTGGCCTTCGACCGCAGGCGCAGGGCGGCGCTCGGGCCCTCGCGGCGGAGGTCGAGGTAGCGGTGACGCAGACGCGCCTCTTCACCCGGCGACTCGTCGAGCTGGAACGGCAGCGGCGCCGACTCGTTGAGCACCTCGAGTCCGACGGCGTTGATCTCGATCTCGCCGGAGCTCAGGTTCGGGTTCTCGCTGCCCTCGGGACGGACTTCGACCACGCCGGTGACGGCGACGCAGTACTCGGCGCGCAGACGGTGGGCGGCCGCGGCGACCGACTCCTCGCGGAACACCACCTGCACCAGGCCGGTGGAGTCGCGCAGGTCGATGAACACCACACCGCCATGGTCGCGTCGGCGCGCGACCCAACCGGCGACGGTGACGGTCTGCGACGCGTCGGCCCGGCGCAGCGAACCTGCGGAATGCGTGCGGAGCACTGAGAGTCCTTCCCAACGTCGTGCGGCCGGCCGGTCTCGCGGGCGGCGACGGAGGCGTTGTTTGTTGTCGGCTTGTTCGTGACCCGGTGGAAACGCAGGCCAGGTATCCATCGTGCCGCATCGGCGTCGGTGTCCTGAACCCGGCCACCCCGAGATGCCCGGTCCGCGCACCGCGGCGTGCCAGAATGACCGCGTGACATTCCAAGGCAGCGGATCGATCGGCACCGGCAACGTCTCCGGCGGGGGCGGTGGTGGCGGTGTCGGGCGGATCGCGCTCGGCGGTGGTGCGGGTCTCATCATCACGATCGTGGCGTTGCTGTTCGGCGTGAACCCGGGCGAACTCCTCGGCAGCCAGACTCCCCAGCAGGGCACTTCGTCGGGTGCGGCCGAGATCCAGCAGCAGCTCGACTCCTGCACCTGGGAGATGGCGAACGAGAACACCATCTGCCGGATCAAGGCGACCACGGTCAGCCTCGACGACGTGTGGTCGGAACTCATGCCGGGCTACCAGCCGCCGAAGACGGTCATCTTCGCCGACTCCGTGAACACCGGGTGCGGTGCGGCGAGTGCCGCGACCGGGCCGTTCTACTGTCCCGCCGACCGGACCGCCTACTTCGATCCGTCGTTCTTCACCCAGTTGCGCCGCATGGGCGGCAGCGACGGCCCCCTCGCCCAGGAGTACGTGGTGGCCCACGAGTACGGCCACCACGTGCAGAACCTGACCGGCGCCCTGGCCAAGGGCCAGCGGATGGGTTCGCAGGGACCGCGGTCGGGGTCGGTGCGCGTGGAACTGCAGGCCGACTGCCTCGCCGGCGTCTGGGCGTACCACGCGGACAACGGTCCCGACGCGCTCCTCGCCCCCATCTCCGAGCAGCAGATCGCGACCGTCATCCAGACCGCGAAGGCGATCGGCGACGACACCATCCAGGGGCCCGGCTCCAACCCCGAGGGCTGGACGCACGGCTCGGCCACGCAACGCGCGAAGTGGTTCGGCATCGGATACCAGTCGGGCGACCCCAACCGGTGCGACACCTTCGCGACCAACGATCTCTGACACGACCTCGAGATGACCCCCACCGCCGCGACCCCCACGAGCGCCCGCGAACGCACCGAGGTGGATGCGATCGCCGAGGCGCACCTCGACCGGTTGTGTGAACTCGATCCCCTGCTGGGCACCGAGATCGGCCACGGCGAACACGACGACGCCCTGACCGACTTCTCCGCACAGGCCTGTGCCGAACGG
The sequence above is drawn from the Gordonia rubripertincta genome and encodes:
- the aspS gene encoding aspartate--tRNA ligase is translated as MLRTHSAGSLRRADASQTVTVAGWVARRRDHGGVVFIDLRDSTGLVQVVFREESVAAAAHRLRAEYCVAVTGVVEVRPEGSENPNLSSGEIEINAVGLEVLNESAPLPFQLDESPGEEARLRHRYLDLRREGPSAALRLRSKANAAARGVLAARDFVEIETPTLTRSTPEGARDFLVPARLQPGTFYALPQSPQLFKQLLMVAGMERYYQIARCYRDEDFRADRQPEFTQLDIEMSFVDQDDVIAVAEEILVALWKLIGVDISTPIPRMTYADAMRRFGSDKPDLRFGIELVECAEYFANTPFRVFQAPYVGAVVMPGGASQPRRQLDAWQEWAKQRGARGLAYVLIAEDGTLSGPVAKNLSEEERAGLAAHVGAKPGDCVFFGAGEVKPTRALLGAARGEIASKLGLINPDDWAFVWVVDAPMFEPTADATASGDVALGHSAWTAVHHAFTSPKPESIEKLDTDPGEALAYAYDIVCNGNEIGGGSIRIHQRDVQERVFEIMGIGHDEAQEKFGFLLDAFAYGAPPHGGIAFGWDRITALLAGESSIREVIAFPKSGGGVDPLTDAPAAITPQQRKESGIDAKPAPRGGAEQAEGAPEKAAGEKAAADK
- the ypfJ gene encoding KPN_02809 family neutral zinc metallopeptidase, with amino-acid sequence MTFQGSGSIGTGNVSGGGGGGGVGRIALGGGAGLIITIVALLFGVNPGELLGSQTPQQGTSSGAAEIQQQLDSCTWEMANENTICRIKATTVSLDDVWSELMPGYQPPKTVIFADSVNTGCGAASAATGPFYCPADRTAYFDPSFFTQLRRMGGSDGPLAQEYVVAHEYGHHVQNLTGALAKGQRMGSQGPRSGSVRVELQADCLAGVWAYHADNGPDALLAPISEQQIATVIQTAKAIGDDTIQGPGSNPEGWTHGSATQRAKWFGIGYQSGDPNRCDTFATNDL